The window TTCCGCAAACAGGCCGCCGTCATACGTCTGGGTATTGGTGCCATCGGACGTGGTCGCCACGAACATTCGCGTTGTGGCCTGGTACTGCGGCGTGACCACGAACGAGTAAGCGAACGCGGCCAACACGGCAAGGACGGTTGCGCCGCAAATCAACTTCCACCGCGAACGCAAGATCTGCGCGAAGTCCTTGACAGTCAACTGCGACTCTTCATCGCCGATACACTCCCTTTATTCTCACCGCCTGGCGTCCGCATCGAAGGCGCGCACAGACGTGTAACGCTATCCCACAATGGTTCGCCCGGCGGCGATACTCATAGAGCCCCGCGCCGCTGTCCGCCTGTGGCAGCCCGCTCGACGGTAATTGCCTGTCGAGGGCATGTACCCGCCGGTATAGTCCTTTCCCTGTTGGGATTACGAAGCTCGAACACCGAAAGTGGAACCGCGTGCATCCGGTCAGTTCAGTCATGTTGACGTTTTCCCGACAGCCGCCGATGCAAGTCAGCGAGAGATCCGCCGCCGACCTACACGATTCACGCGGGCCTGATTCGGGCGAGGTCAGCGCATGAAGCGCCGTGGCATTCGGGTCCTGTCAGCGATGTTGATCCTCGTCGCTCCGTCCCTGTCCGCGGGATTGCACTCCGGGGTGGCGCACGCGCAGCCAGACGTCGCCGCAGAAGCCGCCGCAGCTCCAGGCCTTCGCCTTCCCTGGCGAGCTCTCGGGCTGGAACCGGAGACCTTCCTCGGCGCGGACAGCAGTACGAGTTTCGTGATACCGGTCCCCCCGGGTCTGACGCCGACACGTCTTCAGGGACTCGTGCACGCGCCCATGAACATCGAGTCGAGCTTCCTGGAGGTCAAAGACGGGGACGGAAGGTTCCTTGCGGCCGTCGATCTCCCCCGGGCGAGTTCGGCGCAAGCGGTCACCCCGCTGGACGTCGATATCTCCGCAGCGCAGGTCCGCGCCGAGGCGGCTGATCTCACTTTGACGGTGAGGCCGCTCGACAATGCCGATCAGTTCTGCGGACCGTTGCAGCAGGTGCACATCAGTGACCTCGCGACGGTCTTCACCGGCGCCGAGTCCTCAGCGGCCACCATTGCGAACTTCTTTCCGCCTGTCCTCGAGCGGGCGGTCATCTACGCGCCTGACGACGCCGACTCAGCGGAACAGCAGGCGGCTCTGACACTGGCGTCGACGGTTACGCAGCTCTATCGCCCGCAACCGGTGGAGGTCCGGGTGGTCAATCATCCGCGCGGCGCGACCCCGCCCCCGGCCGGACAACTCGGGCGTGCCGTGGTGGTCGAGACCGGTGGACAAGCCGGCCTCGACGTCAGGGCACCCGGAAGTCCGGGAGCCTACCTACGGGTCGCTGGTCAGGGGGACGAACTCTCGACGCAGGTGTCACTTCTGGTCAACCAGCTCCAGTCCCTCGTTCAGACCGCGTCGTCCAGGATCGACGCGGCCGGATCCGTAGAGCCCGCCCGGTTGGACAGTCCGACCTTCGGTCAGTTGGGTATGACCGGCAGAACCGATGTTCTTCGCACCGGGAGTTTGAGGGTGGCGACAGACCGCTCAACCCTTGGTGGCCGGATCGACAAGGTCACGGTGAACTTGAAGGCCGATTACACCCCGGTGCCGACCGACGATTCCGCAAGTGTCGTGATCCGTTCCGACGATGTCGTGGTGTACCGGACTGCGCTCGACAACTCCGGACGTCTCGACGCGACGTTCGACATGAGCAGCCAGACTTTCGGCCAGTGGCTCAATCTCGACTTCGCCCTCACGTATACGCCGCAGGAATCGTGCGGGCCCTTCATTGCGCCCATCACCTTCCAGGTCGATCCGCAGTCGACGCTGACGATCAGCCGCGGCGGGCCGCCCCTCCACGGTTTCGGGGCAGTGCCTTCAGAGTTCAGCCCACGCTTCCTTGTCGCTTTCGACGGGAGCAGCCCAAATCAACTGGCCTATGCCGCAGCAGTCGTCGTCTCCATCTCGCGACTCACCGGCGCGCCGTTGCTTCCCCGGGTAGTCGACCTCAAAACAGCGGTCGACGCGAAGGCAGGCGCGCTCATCGTCGCCCGAACCGGAGCACTGAAAGAAAGCTCGCTGAGTCCACCGCTCAGCGGTGAGGGCAGTTCGGTCG is drawn from Mycolicibacterium gilvum and contains these coding sequences:
- a CDS encoding cellulose biosynthesis cyclic di-GMP-binding regulatory protein BcsB, giving the protein MAHAQPDVAAEAAAAPGLRLPWRALGLEPETFLGADSSTSFVIPVPPGLTPTRLQGLVHAPMNIESSFLEVKDGDGRFLAAVDLPRASSAQAVTPLDVDISAAQVRAEAADLTLTVRPLDNADQFCGPLQQVHISDLATVFTGAESSAATIANFFPPVLERAVIYAPDDADSAEQQAALTLASTVTQLYRPQPVEVRVVNHPRGATPPPAGQLGRAVVVETGGQAGLDVRAPGSPGAYLRVAGQGDELSTQVSLLVNQLQSLVQTASSRIDAAGSVEPARLDSPTFGQLGMTGRTDVLRTGSLRVATDRSTLGGRIDKVTVNLKADYTPVPTDDSASVVIRSDDVVVYRTALDNSGRLDATFDMSSQTFGQWLNLDFALTYTPQESCGPFIAPITFQVDPQSTLTISRGGPPLHGFGAVPSEFSPRFLVAFDGSSPNQLAYAAAVVVSISRLTGAPLLPRVVDLKTAVDAKAGALIVARTGALKESSLSPPLSGEGSSVEVGLPVELRADFEDGLGSIQAFADRPRDRSVVLITTTDAWPLVDPLFNYLGQLEGGWSALTGDVLAAGTGGDPTNVAIRDAADPSQGSAVEQGTHTDFVGRWAPVGVAVLIAVSVAAIAAYLWSRRRRAATVNANGSETSDALEGRS